The DNA segment GATTTCTCGTAATCACCCCTCATGCACATGTCTTTCACGAGGATTGCGGCGAGGTACCCCATGGCAATGACTGTAATGACCCAGTGAAAAGCTGCTCAGGGGATACTCCAAAGGAGACCCCCATGAGTGGAGCCATGGAAGACGAGATCAAACGATGGACGGCACGCCGGAAGGCGGCATTGGTGCTGGAGATCATCCAGGGGAAGACGACGGTGGCGGAAGCCAGCCGGGCCTTCGACCTTCCCCCCTCGGAGATCGAGGGATGGATGGAGGATGGCAAACGCGGCATGGAGAACGCGCTGCGGACGAAGCCCCTGGAGGTGAAGGAGCAGTACGAGCGTCAGCTCAAGGATCTCCAGGAGGCTTATGGTGAGGCGATGCTGGAGCTGCGCGCCCGAAAAAAAGCGGCGTCCCTGCTGGGCGAGGACGAGAAGTGATCGCCGCGGTCCGGCAGGGACTGAAGGACGAGGGGGTCACCATCCCTCTCAGCCGCTTTTGTGAATGGTTCGAGGTGCCGAGGCGGACGATGTACTACCGCTCCCGAAAGAAGCCGCCCGTTCTCCAGGACCGCTTCGTCCGGCCTATCAAGGCGCTCATCGAGCAGGAGCCTTCCTATGGCTATCGCACGGTGGCCCACCTCCTCGGTTTCAACAAGAACACCGTCCAGCGGGTGTTCCAGCAGATGGGCTGGCAGGTCCGCAAGCGGCCGACGGGCTTCCGTCCCCGCGTGGAGGTCAAGCCCTCCATTGCCGCCGCGCCGGACCAGCGTTGGGCCACGGATCTCTGCCGGATCTGGACCGGACGGGACGGATGGGCCGTCCTCGCCCTCGTCATCGACTGTTGCACCCGCGAACTGCTTGGCTGGCACCTCTCCCGATCCGGCAAGTCCAGGACCGCCGAGGCTGCCCTGGAGCAGGCCCTCATCACCCGCTACGGCACCCTGGGCCGCGTGGCCGAACCTTTCCTCCTTCGCTCGGACAATGGCCTCGTATTCACCTCTCGCAGCTACACCGCCCTCGTCCGCAGCTACGGCCTCCGCCAGGAATTCATCACACCCCATACCCCCGAGCAGAATGGCCTCTGCGAACGGGTCATCCGCACCCTCAAGGAGCAATGCGTCCACCACCACCGCTTTGAAACCCTCCAGCACGCCTCCCGTGTCGTCGGCGACTGGATCTGACGTGCCCCCGAGAAGTAGGTCCAGCGAGAATGAGCTTGCCCCCGTCCAAAGGAGGACAAGTTGCAGGCCAAACGATTTTCAGAGGAACAGATCATTCGAGCCTTGAAAAGGCATGAGGCTGGAGAGAAGGTTCCGGATTTATGCCGGGATTTGGGGATCTCCAAACAGACATTCCATCGATGGAAGGCGAAGTTTGGGGGGATGGAGGTCTCTGACGCCCGTCGACTGAAGCAATTGGAGCAGGAAAATGCGCAGCTACTGCGGCTCCTGGGGAAGCGGGAATTGGAGATTGAGGGGATGAAGCACCTCCTCTCAAAAAAATGGTGAGGTCCGGCGCACGAAAGCAGGCCGTTCGAGATCTGGTGCAAGGCCGGTTCGTGAGCGAGCGCCGGGCCTGTATCCTGCTGGGGGTCACGCGGTCGGCCTATCGTCGACCGAGCAGTTGCGTGGACTGGACGGAGCTACGCAAGCGCCTGATAGAGCTGGCGGGAGAGCGCAAGCGGTTCGGCTATCGGCGGCTGCACATGCTGCTTCGCCGGGAGGCTTTCTCCGTGAATGTGAAGCGGATCTACCGGCTCTACAAGGAGGAGGGTCTGTCGGTTCGAAAACGGATTCGAAAGCGGCTAAAGGGGGGCATGCGGAGAGATCTGCGCGTTCCGGCCCGGCCGAATGAGCAATGGGCCATGGACTTCACCTCGGATGCACTGGCTGATGGCCGTTCGATCCGGACGCTGAACGTTGTGGATATCTTTACGCGGGAATGCCTGGCCATCGAGGTAGACACAAGCCTTCCTAGCCTTCGGGTGGCTCGGGTGTTGGAACGGATCATTGATGAGAGGGGCCGCCCAGAGCTCCTCGTTACGGACAATGGCCCCGAATTCACCAGTCGAGTCTTCGACCAGTGGCGCCACCAACAAGGCATCGAGCACCATCTCATCCAACCCGGAAAGCCGATGCAAAACGGAACATGCGAAAGATTTAACGGACGGTTCAGAGATGAATGCCTCAACGAGCACTGGTTCGCCAGCCTACGAGAAGTTCGAATCATCACGGAAGCCTGGCGCCATGACTACAATCACTACAGGCTCCACGGACCTCTGGGCGGTATTACCCCCATCGAAGCAGCGCGTCGGTGGGATTCACTCCAGTCGCCTACGGCTCCTTCCGCGAATCCCACCGAGATCCTTTTCAACCCAGTAGGCTCATCCTGATTGGACCTAATCTGGGGGGCACGTCAGATCCACTTCTACAACCACGAGCGCCCCCACCAGGCCCTTGGCATGAACACTCCCCGTCAGACCTACCTGCTTAACAACCAATCCTGAGCAGCTTTCACTGGGTCATTACATACCAGCCTACCGAGCCTTCGGGTGACAAGGGTGTTGGACCACGTCATTGAGGAACGGGGGCGACCTGAACAGGTGCTGACGGACAATGGGTCTGAGTTCATCAGCAAAGCGTTTGATCAATGGAGTCATCAGCGCGGTATCCATCACCACTTCATCCAGCCGGGAAAGCCGATGCAGAACGGAACCTGCGAGAGCTTCAACGGACGTTTCAGGGATGAGTGCCTCAATGAACACTGGTTCTCCAGCCTCTGGGAGGCGAGAGCCATCACAAAAGCTTGGATGGATGATTACAATCATCGAAGACCCCACAGCGCCCTCGGTGGGCTTCCACCCGCCGTCGCCGCGCGCCGATGGGATTCACTCCGGTCGCCTACGGCTCCCTCCGCGAATCCCATCGAGATCCTTTTCAACCCCACAGGCTCACTCTGATTGGACCTATTGTGGGGGGCACGTCAGTCTAATTATCAGGGAACACTACATTCAGCGGGGACGGAATATCTGTTTATGGGCAAAGGGAGGAAGGCGACCAGCGTGCTGATCGCCTTCCTCGAATCTCAGCCCAACCCCGACTCCTTCCTATATTTGCTGCTGGAACTGGATGGGCTTTCAGGGGCTGACTAATTAGTATGGATGATAAATGCCTTTAATGGTGGTATTGGTGGTATAGTCTGGTAGACGCTTAATTGTCCAGGAACCACCCACGCCAGTATTTATGGGAGTGCCTGATGATTC comes from the Geothrix sp. 21YS21S-4 genome and includes:
- a CDS encoding integrase core domain-containing protein, giving the protein MTRVLDHVIEERGRPEQVLTDNGSEFISKAFDQWSHQRGIHHHFIQPGKPMQNGTCESFNGRFRDECLNEHWFSSLWEARAITKAWMDDYNHRRPHSALGGLPPAVAARRWDSLRSPTAPSANPIEILFNPTGSL
- a CDS encoding IS3 family transposase (programmed frameshift), producing MQAKRFSEEQIIRALKRHEAGEKVPDLCRDLGISKQTFHRWKAKFGGMEVSDARRLKQLEQENAQLLRLLGKRELEIEGMKHLLFKKMVRSGARKQAVRDLVQGRFVSERRACILLGVTRSAYRRPSSCVDWTELRKRLIELAGERKRFGYRRLHMLLRREAFSVNVKRIYRLYKEEGLSVRKRIRKRLKGGMRRDLRVPARPNEQWAMDFTSDALADGRSIRTLNVVDIFTRECLAIEVDTSLPSLRVARVLERIIDERGRPELLVTDNGPEFTSRVFDQWRHQQGIEHHLIQPGKPMQNGTCERFNGRFRDECLNEHWFASLREVRIITEAWRHDYNHYRLHGPLGGITPIEAARRWDSLQSPTAPSANPTEILFNPVGSS
- a CDS encoding transposase is translated as MSGAMEDEIKRWTARRKAALVLEIIQGKTTVAEASRAFDLPPSEIEGWMEDGKRGMENALRTKPLEVKEQYERQLKDLQEAYGEAMLELRARKKAASLLGEDEK
- a CDS encoding IS3 family transposase — its product is MIAAVRQGLKDEGVTIPLSRFCEWFEVPRRTMYYRSRKKPPVLQDRFVRPIKALIEQEPSYGYRTVAHLLGFNKNTVQRVFQQMGWQVRKRPTGFRPRVEVKPSIAAAPDQRWATDLCRIWTGRDGWAVLALVIDCCTRELLGWHLSRSGKSRTAEAALEQALITRYGTLGRVAEPFLLRSDNGLVFTSRSYTALVRSYGLRQEFITPHTPEQNGLCERVIRTLKEQCVHHHRFETLQHASRVVGDWI